A single genomic interval of Neisseria leonii harbors:
- a CDS encoding AraC family transcriptional regulator — translation MTITEIDRNGGSRHLRLSGRQNGEVFLHTLAHGIEYKYSELETPEYWQQQVGFTPDLRLVVNLGGQTHLRVGRREFKLRAGSPQAGMLLPVCETVEAGKIFHAGRQSELVLFFSRARLSEWCAAHPFLRQIVWRAHLEPYYFPLTPAIAAHIRRLTAAAAPRPWHRLHQEACSTALLAEVLQTLFPQAADTAPATPREKRLARLLELLHDNGSRLTLAEMAALCHSNPTTLQRDFQTAYGQNIDQYRRLRLLEHARSLIKNGTAAETAAREAGYTNPQSFARAFRKAFGYSPCGCR, via the coding sequence ATGACGATTACCGAAATTGACAGAAACGGCGGCAGCCGCCACCTGCGTTTGAGCGGGAGGCAGAACGGCGAAGTGTTCCTGCACACGTTGGCACACGGCATCGAATACAAATACAGCGAACTGGAAACCCCCGAATACTGGCAGCAGCAGGTCGGCTTCACACCCGATTTGCGGCTGGTGGTGAACTTGGGCGGCCAGACCCACCTGCGCGTCGGCCGCCGCGAATTCAAGCTGCGCGCCGGCAGTCCGCAGGCCGGAATGCTGCTGCCGGTGTGCGAAACCGTCGAAGCCGGCAAAATCTTCCATGCGGGGCGGCAGAGCGAACTCGTCCTCTTTTTCAGCCGCGCCCGTTTGTCGGAATGGTGTGCCGCCCACCCGTTTCTGAGGCAGATTGTGTGGCGTGCCCACCTCGAACCCTACTACTTCCCGCTGACCCCCGCCATCGCCGCCCACATCCGCCGCCTGACCGCCGCTGCCGCACCCCGCCCGTGGCACAGGCTGCATCAGGAAGCGTGCAGCACCGCGCTGCTGGCCGAAGTACTGCAAACCCTGTTTCCGCAGGCAGCCGATACCGCCCCCGCCACCCCGCGCGAAAAACGCCTGGCCCGCCTGCTCGAACTGCTGCACGACAACGGCAGCCGCCTGACGCTGGCCGAAATGGCCGCCTTGTGCCACAGCAACCCCACCACCCTGCAACGCGATTTTCAGACGGCCTACGGACAGAATATCGACCAATACCGCCGCCTGCGCCTGCTGGAACACGCCCGCAGCCTGATAAAAAACGGTACCGCCGCCGAAACCGCCGCCCGCGAAGCGGGCTACACCAACCCGCAGAGCTTCGCCCGCGCGTTCCGCAAAGCATTCGGATACAGCCCGTGCGGCTGCCGGTGA
- a CDS encoding ABC transporter substrate-binding protein: protein MPKYLTLLLFLTALAACRSEPPADGTASAARSDGPAIETVHGSLNLSAPPQKTAVYDFALLDTLTALGIAPAAVPAKRFLPYLETAAQDIPTAGTVYEPDYEALARIAPDLILTGLANSKIRGNLAQIAPVADLPIDGSRLITGGLERLDQLGRLYGRSRQADELRTGIESRLAAARRAAAALGNAQGAVVMIHGSKLSVFGPDSYFGWIYREIGLHPLENGMPESGRAMPVTHEYFSRHRPEWLVVIDRNRAIGEQRTDSGVLDTPLLRQTPAFANRRIIYLSSAAFIAGGGVRQMQQDLDRLAEALSAP from the coding sequence ATGCCCAAATACCTGACCCTCCTGCTCTTTCTGACCGCACTGGCCGCCTGCCGCAGCGAGCCGCCCGCAGACGGCACCGCTTCCGCCGCCCGTTCGGACGGCCCCGCCATCGAAACCGTGCACGGCAGCCTGAACCTGTCCGCACCGCCGCAGAAAACCGCCGTTTACGACTTCGCGCTGCTCGACACCCTGACCGCGCTCGGCATCGCCCCCGCCGCCGTCCCCGCCAAACGTTTCCTGCCCTATCTGGAAACCGCCGCACAGGACATACCCACCGCCGGCACGGTGTACGAACCCGACTACGAAGCCCTGGCCCGCATCGCCCCCGACCTGATTCTCACCGGACTGGCCAACTCCAAAATCCGCGGCAACCTCGCCCAAATCGCCCCCGTCGCCGACCTGCCGATAGACGGCAGCCGCCTGATCACCGGCGGCCTCGAACGCCTGGACCAACTCGGCCGCCTCTACGGCCGCAGCCGCCAAGCGGACGAGTTGCGTACCGGCATCGAATCCCGGCTGGCCGCCGCCCGCCGTGCCGCTGCCGCACTGGGCAACGCACAAGGCGCGGTCGTCATGATCCACGGCAGCAAACTTTCCGTGTTCGGCCCCGACTCCTACTTCGGCTGGATTTACCGCGAAATCGGCCTGCACCCGCTTGAAAACGGCATGCCCGAAAGCGGCCGCGCCATGCCCGTAACCCACGAATATTTCAGCCGCCACCGCCCCGAATGGCTGGTCGTCATCGACCGCAACCGCGCCATCGGCGAACAGCGCACGGACAGCGGCGTACTCGATACCCCGCTGCTGCGGCAGACACCTGCCTTCGCCAACCGCCGCATCATCTATCTGAGCAGTGCCGCCTTCATCGCCGGCGGCGGCGTGCGGCAGATGCAGCAGGATTTGGACAGGCTGGCCGAGGCACTCTCCGCGCCCTGA
- a CDS encoding multifunctional CCA addition/repair protein yields the protein MQIYLVGGAVRDNLLGRPTQDRDWVVVGAGAAEMLAKGFLPVGKDFPVFLHPETHEEYALARTERKTARGYAGFTFHADKSVTLEQDLMRRDLTINAMAQDSDGRIIDPFGGRTDLADGVLRHVSPAFAEDPVRILRTARFAARYGFRVAEETVSLMRQMVENGEAAALVAERVWQELAKGLMEKQPAVMFEVLRECGCLRVILPELDALFGVPQPPQHHPEIDSGRHSLMVLQRAADMDLSLPERYAALLHDLGKALTPSEKWPKHHGHDALGRAPVEAVNRRWRVPRACAELALLAARQHILIHSAAELKPKTALTLLQNTDAFRRPERFVQLLNVCQADAQGRLGRCNTPYPQHAHWRRLLAAAAAVPAAEIAAQYRDTPQKIPAALEAARLAAVRPLHEAFRRRTD from the coding sequence ATGCAGATTTACTTGGTCGGCGGCGCCGTCCGCGACAACTTGCTCGGCCGCCCCACCCAAGACCGCGATTGGGTCGTGGTCGGAGCCGGTGCCGCCGAAATGCTTGCCAAAGGTTTCCTGCCGGTGGGCAAAGATTTTCCCGTGTTTCTCCACCCCGAAACGCACGAAGAATACGCCCTTGCCCGCACCGAGCGCAAAACCGCGCGCGGCTATGCGGGCTTCACTTTCCATGCCGACAAAAGCGTTACCCTCGAACAGGACCTGATGCGGCGCGATTTAACCATCAACGCCATGGCGCAGGATTCAGACGGCCGCATCATCGACCCCTTCGGCGGCCGAACCGATTTGGCGGACGGCGTTTTGCGCCATGTTTCCCCCGCTTTCGCCGAAGACCCCGTCCGCATCCTGCGCACCGCCCGCTTTGCCGCCCGCTACGGTTTCCGCGTGGCAGAAGAAACCGTGTCCCTGATGCGGCAGATGGTGGAAAACGGCGAAGCCGCCGCACTGGTGGCCGAGCGCGTGTGGCAGGAACTGGCCAAAGGATTGATGGAAAAACAGCCCGCCGTCATGTTTGAAGTCTTGCGCGAATGCGGCTGCCTGCGCGTGATTCTGCCCGAACTGGACGCACTGTTCGGCGTGCCCCAACCGCCGCAGCACCACCCCGAAATCGACAGCGGCCGGCACAGCCTGATGGTCTTGCAACGCGCCGCCGACATGGATTTGAGCCTGCCCGAACGCTATGCCGCCCTGCTGCACGACTTGGGCAAAGCCCTGACGCCGTCTGAAAAATGGCCGAAACACCACGGCCACGATGCCTTGGGGCGCGCCCCCGTCGAAGCCGTCAACCGCCGCTGGCGCGTACCCAGAGCCTGCGCCGAACTCGCACTGCTGGCCGCACGGCAGCATATCCTGATTCACAGCGCGGCCGAACTGAAACCGAAAACCGCGCTGACACTACTGCAAAACACCGATGCCTTCCGCCGCCCCGAACGTTTCGTCCAACTGCTCAACGTCTGTCAGGCCGATGCGCAAGGCCGGCTCGGCCGCTGCAATACCCCCTATCCGCAACACGCACATTGGCGCAGGCTGCTGGCTGCGGCCGCCGCCGTTCCCGCCGCCGAAATCGCCGCACAATACCGCGACACACCGCAAAAAATCCCCGCCGCACTCGAAGCGGCACGGCTGGCCGCCGTCCGCCCGCTGCACGAAGCCTTCCGCCGCCGCACGGATTAA
- a CDS encoding GNAT family N-acetyltransferase, translating to MPADTALPDGLTVRPAEKADLPDIVAIYNSTVPGRRATADLHPVSVADRRAWFDAHGGTRPLYVVENAAGTLLAWGSFSDYYPRDAYRISAEISIYVRESARGCGLGRRLAEYMCRRAPALGIRNIIAVIFAHNTPSLHLFERLGFESWGRLPEVCDMAGSPADVVIMGKKVA from the coding sequence ATGCCCGCCGATACCGCACTGCCCGATGGCCTGACCGTCCGCCCCGCCGAAAAGGCCGACCTGCCCGACATCGTCGCCATTTACAACAGCACCGTTCCCGGCCGTCGGGCCACCGCCGACCTGCACCCCGTTTCCGTGGCCGACCGTCGGGCATGGTTTGACGCACACGGCGGCACACGCCCGCTGTATGTGGTGGAAAACGCCGCAGGCACGCTGCTGGCCTGGGGCAGTTTCAGCGACTACTACCCGCGCGATGCCTACCGCATCAGTGCCGAAATCAGCATCTATGTCCGCGAATCGGCACGCGGTTGCGGACTGGGCCGCCGGCTGGCCGAATATATGTGCCGCCGCGCCCCCGCCCTGGGTATCCGCAACATCATTGCCGTCATCTTCGCCCACAACACACCCAGCCTGCACCTGTTTGAGCGTCTGGGCTTTGAAAGCTGGGGCAGGCTGCCTGAGGTATGCGATATGGCGGGCAGCCCCGCCGATGTGGTGATTATGGGCAAAAAAGTGGCATAA
- the eno gene encoding phosphopyruvate hydratase: MTAIIDIFAREILDSRGNPTVECDVLLESGVMGRAAVPSGASTGQKEALELRDGDKSRYLGKGVLQAVSHVNGEIAQALIGLDAADQSQIDQVMIDLDGTGNKGRLGANALLAVSMAVARAAAEDAGLPLYRYLGGAGPMAMPVPMMNVINGGAHANNSLDIQEFMIMPVGAKSFREALRCGAEIFHALKKLCDAKGFPTTVGDEGGFAPNLNSHEEALQLMQEAVREAGYTAGEDVLFALDCASSEFYQDGKYHLSAEQKSLTSAEFADYLADLAERYPIVSIEDGMDENDWEGWKLLTGKLGGKVQLVGDDLFVTNPDILAQGIEAGIANALLVKVNQIGTLSETLKAVDLAKRNRYTSVMSHRSGETEDATIADLAVATNCMQIKTGSLSRSDRMAKYNQLLRIEEELGSAAYYPGKAAFYQLGK; the protein is encoded by the coding sequence GTGACTGCGATTATCGACATCTTCGCCCGCGAAATTCTGGATTCGCGCGGCAACCCCACCGTGGAATGCGACGTGCTGCTAGAAAGCGGCGTGATGGGGCGTGCGGCCGTGCCCAGCGGTGCGTCCACCGGCCAGAAAGAAGCTTTGGAACTGCGCGACGGCGACAAAAGCCGCTATCTGGGCAAAGGCGTTTTGCAGGCCGTCTCGCACGTCAACGGCGAAATCGCCCAAGCCCTGATCGGTTTGGACGCGGCCGACCAAAGCCAAATCGACCAGGTAATGATTGATTTGGACGGCACCGGCAACAAAGGCCGTCTGGGTGCCAACGCCCTCCTGGCCGTTTCCATGGCCGTGGCCCGCGCCGCCGCCGAAGATGCCGGCCTGCCGCTGTACCGCTATCTGGGCGGTGCCGGCCCGATGGCCATGCCCGTGCCGATGATGAATGTGATCAACGGCGGTGCGCACGCCAACAACAGTCTGGACATTCAGGAATTTATGATTATGCCCGTCGGCGCGAAAAGCTTCCGCGAAGCCCTGCGCTGCGGTGCCGAAATTTTCCATGCCCTGAAAAAACTGTGCGATGCCAAAGGTTTCCCCACCACTGTCGGCGACGAAGGCGGTTTCGCGCCCAATCTGAACAGCCACGAAGAAGCCCTGCAACTGATGCAGGAAGCCGTGCGCGAAGCAGGCTACACCGCCGGCGAAGACGTACTGTTCGCGCTGGACTGCGCGTCCAGCGAGTTCTACCAAGACGGCAAATACCATCTGTCTGCCGAACAAAAATCGCTGACTAGTGCCGAATTTGCCGATTATCTGGCCGACTTGGCCGAACGCTATCCCATCGTTTCCATCGAAGACGGCATGGACGAAAACGATTGGGAAGGCTGGAAACTGCTCACCGGAAAACTGGGCGGCAAAGTCCAATTGGTCGGCGATGATCTGTTTGTTACCAATCCCGACATCCTCGCCCAAGGTATCGAAGCAGGCATCGCCAACGCGCTTTTGGTCAAAGTAAACCAAATAGGTACGCTCAGCGAAACCCTCAAAGCCGTCGATCTGGCCAAACGCAACCGCTACACCAGCGTGATGAGCCACCGCTCGGGCGAAACCGAAGATGCCACCATCGCCGATTTGGCCGTCGCCACCAACTGTATGCAGATTAAAACCGGTTCGCTGTCGCGTTCCGACCGCATGGCCAAATACAACCAGCTGCTGCGCATCGAAGAAGAGCTGGGATCCGCCGCCTACTATCCGGGCAAAGCCGCTTTCTACCAGCTGGGCAAATAA
- a CDS encoding flavin prenyltransferase UbiX, whose product MNDIRTVTLAFTGASGLPYGMRLLECLLAAGKTVWLLYSQAAQIVAQQEMNLTLPASPAACRAMLCEKFDADETRLRVFGKDEWFAPPASGTNPADAMIICPASMGVVAAVAHGTSDHLIERAADVALKERRPLIIVPREAPLSALHLENLLKLARMGAVIVPPSPGFYHHPQTMQDLIDFVTARILDQLHIPHRLMKKWGE is encoded by the coding sequence ATGAACGACATCCGCACCGTTACTCTCGCCTTTACCGGCGCCTCCGGCCTGCCCTACGGCATGCGCCTGCTCGAATGCCTGCTGGCAGCGGGTAAAACCGTGTGGCTGCTGTATTCGCAGGCCGCACAAATAGTGGCACAGCAGGAAATGAACCTGACCCTGCCCGCCTCGCCCGCTGCCTGCCGCGCCATGCTGTGCGAAAAATTCGATGCAGACGAAACCCGGTTGCGCGTTTTCGGCAAAGACGAATGGTTTGCCCCGCCCGCCTCGGGCACCAACCCCGCCGATGCGATGATAATCTGCCCGGCCAGCATGGGCGTCGTGGCCGCCGTGGCACACGGCACCTCCGACCACCTCATCGAACGCGCCGCCGATGTGGCACTCAAAGAACGCCGCCCGCTGATTATCGTGCCGCGCGAAGCCCCGCTCTCCGCCCTGCATCTGGAAAACCTGCTCAAACTGGCACGCATGGGCGCGGTTATCGTCCCACCCTCGCCCGGTTTCTACCACCACCCCCAAACCATGCAGGATTTAATCGACTTCGTTACCGCCCGCATTCTCGACCAGCTGCATATTCCCCACCGACTGATGAAAAAATGGGGCGAATAA
- a CDS encoding TonB-dependent siderophore receptor, with product MKPACFKYSLLYSALLAGLAHAADTVELDTVQVEGTRNAARYSYIPEGGRSATATKTDRPLSQTPNTVSVVTRRHLDEREPFDLPTTLAYTSGINRSGYRSENSWIEASIRGVSGTMGGGYGAPSYGGTEPTYINGSRYFAHLEFNPYLLQSIDIAKGPNAVLYGQSNPGGIINMNLKAPTGSNEHEIIVKTGTGKRKEIDFDIDRSLNDNLDYRIVGAAKQVEWRVGKNGKQQSYSLAPSLKWRNDRTELKLDLLYENQPNAGERNFLPRKGTIDAYSDGTRIPRDFFAGDPGFHKESNRKLRLGYDLTHTVSDKLTLSQHAAYGRYGSYMKVLASLEGGPWTRFTRPKAVQQGILGSGEKDIYRESTTWDYNWREFQIDNRARLTFDTGRLNHTLLAGLDYYNGRQSLQKWENTPQYGINSANPVYGVPILPFPQTADQTGRIRQTGLYLHDQMQAGNLHLQIGGRYDMARTAQSDPFSNGSSQSLKNNRFTWRTGALYQLPYGISPYASYSTTFIPATGFDNNGRALQPVTAAQKEIGIKYQPADNFMLTASLFDIRQKNLSATVRSLRTRQPDGKWTSGIVQDGQARSRGFELEWQGDITPAWGISGSYTYLRQTIERDPAGTSQGNTHWGLPAHSGALWTDYRVQRGALRGLSAGIGYRYTGTTWGNSLNTFKVPAYGLWDLKLAYKPGERFAALRGSTVQLNIQNLADKKYVASCAEEFACFYGTGRRATLSFGYRW from the coding sequence ATGAAACCTGCCTGCTTCAAATATTCCCTGCTGTACAGTGCTCTGCTGGCCGGTCTGGCCCACGCTGCCGATACCGTCGAACTGGACACCGTACAGGTCGAAGGCACGCGCAATGCCGCCCGTTACAGCTACATTCCCGAAGGCGGCCGCTCCGCCACCGCCACCAAAACCGACCGTCCCCTGTCGCAAACACCGAACACCGTCAGCGTCGTAACCCGCCGCCATCTGGACGAGCGCGAGCCTTTCGACCTGCCCACCACGCTGGCCTACACTTCCGGCATCAACCGCAGCGGCTACCGCAGCGAAAACAGCTGGATCGAAGCGAGCATACGCGGCGTGAGCGGCACGATGGGCGGCGGCTACGGCGCACCGTCCTACGGCGGCACCGAACCGACCTACATCAACGGCAGCCGCTATTTCGCCCACTTGGAGTTCAACCCCTACCTGCTGCAAAGCATCGATATCGCCAAAGGCCCGAATGCCGTGCTGTACGGCCAGTCCAACCCCGGCGGCATCATCAACATGAACCTCAAAGCCCCCACCGGCAGCAACGAGCATGAAATCATCGTCAAAACCGGCACCGGCAAACGCAAAGAAATCGATTTCGACATCGACCGCAGCCTGAACGATAATCTCGACTACCGCATCGTCGGTGCGGCCAAACAGGTTGAATGGCGCGTGGGCAAAAACGGCAAACAGCAGTCGTACAGCCTCGCCCCCTCGCTCAAATGGCGCAACGACCGCACCGAACTGAAACTCGACCTGCTCTACGAAAACCAGCCCAATGCCGGCGAACGCAACTTCCTGCCGCGCAAAGGCACCATCGACGCCTATTCGGACGGCACCCGCATTCCCCGCGACTTCTTCGCCGGCGATCCGGGCTTCCACAAAGAAAGCAACCGAAAACTGCGTCTCGGCTACGACCTCACCCACACCGTCAGCGACAAACTCACGCTCAGCCAGCACGCCGCCTACGGCCGCTACGGCAGCTACATGAAAGTCCTCGCCTCGCTCGAAGGCGGCCCGTGGACACGCTTCACCCGTCCGAAAGCCGTCCAGCAGGGCATACTCGGCAGCGGCGAAAAAGACATCTACCGCGAATCGACCACCTGGGACTACAACTGGCGCGAATTCCAAATCGACAACCGCGCCCGCCTTACCTTCGACACAGGCCGTCTGAACCACACCCTCCTGGCCGGGCTGGACTACTACAACGGCCGCCAGTCGCTGCAAAAGTGGGAAAACACGCCCCAGTACGGCATCAACAGCGCGAACCCGGTATACGGCGTACCCATCCTGCCCTTCCCGCAGACCGCAGACCAAACCGGCCGCATCAGACAAACCGGCCTCTACCTGCACGACCAAATGCAGGCCGGCAACCTGCACCTGCAAATCGGCGGCCGCTACGACATGGCGCGTACCGCCCAGAGCGACCCGTTCTCCAACGGCAGCAGCCAGAGCCTGAAAAACAACCGCTTCACCTGGCGCACCGGCGCACTGTACCAACTGCCCTACGGCATCAGCCCCTACGCCTCGTACAGCACCACCTTCATTCCCGCCACAGGATTCGACAACAACGGCCGCGCCCTGCAACCCGTTACCGCCGCGCAAAAAGAAATCGGCATCAAATACCAGCCCGCCGACAACTTTATGCTGACCGCCTCACTGTTCGACATCCGCCAGAAAAACCTGTCCGCCACCGTACGCAGCCTGCGCACCAGACAGCCCGACGGCAAATGGACCAGCGGCATCGTACAGGACGGCCAAGCCCGCTCGCGCGGCTTTGAGCTGGAATGGCAGGGCGACATCACCCCCGCCTGGGGCATCAGCGGCAGCTACACCTACCTGCGCCAGACCATCGAGCGCGACCCCGCCGGCACCAGCCAAGGCAACACCCACTGGGGTCTGCCCGCCCACAGCGGCGCACTCTGGACCGACTACCGCGTCCAACGCGGCGCACTGCGCGGCCTGAGCGCGGGCATCGGCTACCGCTACACCGGCACCACATGGGGCAACAGCCTGAACACCTTCAAAGTCCCCGCCTACGGCCTGTGGGACCTGAAACTGGCCTACAAACCCGGCGAACGCTTCGCCGCCCTGCGCGGCAGCACCGTCCAGCTCAATATCCAAAACCTGGCCGACAAAAAATACGTCGCCTCCTGCGCCGAAGAGTTTGCCTGCTTCTACGGCACCGGCCGCCGCGCCACACTCTCCTTCGGCTACCGCTGGTAA
- a CDS encoding siderophore-interacting protein encodes MTAPHPRRARHIHVQSWQDLSPNLRRIVFHSPELADYPYRCNGAHIKLLFPRDGQTVPQLPEYSETRGIIWHDKTAKPLARAYTLRHFDRERLTLTVDFVLHGDNGPASAFAETPAVGRTVGLSVPGGPVPMLKPAARYLFAGDLTALPAIHAMLEEADPQAEGDLLLWLPEPADLPDLPLPAAMRLHTFYAPLGRPETAAEMAAQFARCRPAQNDAYIWIAGEADLTARLRRTARQDWQIPLKNCYAIPYWRIGENEDDYHDKRHDFLDSDATGSLN; translated from the coding sequence ATGACCGCACCGCACCCCCGCCGCGCCCGCCACATCCACGTCCAAAGCTGGCAGGATTTAAGCCCCAACCTGCGCCGCATCGTCTTCCACAGCCCCGAACTGGCCGACTACCCCTACCGCTGCAACGGCGCACACATCAAACTCCTCTTCCCCCGAGACGGCCAAACCGTCCCCCAACTGCCCGAATACAGCGAAACACGCGGCATCATCTGGCACGACAAAACCGCCAAACCCCTTGCCCGCGCCTACACCCTGCGCCATTTCGACCGCGAACGCCTCACCCTCACCGTCGATTTCGTCCTGCACGGCGACAACGGCCCCGCCTCCGCCTTTGCCGAAACCCCCGCCGTCGGCCGCACCGTCGGCCTGTCCGTCCCCGGCGGCCCCGTCCCCATGCTCAAACCCGCCGCCCGCTACCTGTTCGCAGGCGACCTGACCGCCCTGCCCGCCATCCACGCCATGCTGGAAGAAGCCGACCCGCAGGCCGAAGGCGACCTTCTGCTCTGGCTGCCCGAACCCGCCGACCTGCCCGACCTCCCCCTGCCTGCCGCCATGCGCCTGCACACCTTCTACGCCCCGCTCGGCCGCCCCGAAACCGCTGCCGAAATGGCAGCACAGTTCGCCCGCTGCCGCCCCGCACAAAACGACGCATACATCTGGATTGCCGGCGAAGCCGACCTGACCGCCCGTCTGCGCCGCACCGCCCGCCAAGACTGGCAGATCCCGCTCAAAAACTGCTACGCCATCCCCTACTGGCGCATCGGCGAAAACGAAGACGACTACCACGACAAACGCCACGACTTTCTCGACAGCGATGCCACCGGCAGCCTGAACTGA
- a CDS encoding septum formation initiator family protein, whose protein sequence is MKWVSFVLLAALAYCQYHLWLSPDGWQNMTALEQQLQAQEARNLTLAVRNTALAAEVTDLAEGTEAIAEIARVDLGYIGQGETFYRLVKQ, encoded by the coding sequence ATGAAATGGGTCAGCTTTGTGCTGCTTGCCGCACTGGCATACTGCCAATACCATCTCTGGCTCTCGCCCGACGGCTGGCAGAACATGACCGCCCTTGAACAGCAGCTTCAAGCACAGGAAGCGCGCAACCTTACCCTTGCCGTGCGCAATACGGCCTTGGCCGCCGAAGTAACCGACTTGGCCGAAGGCACCGAAGCCATTGCCGAAATCGCCCGTGTAGACTTGGGCTACATCGGACAGGGCGAAACCTTTTACCGTTTGGTGAAACAGTAA
- the guaB gene encoding IMP dehydrogenase, producing MRIVEKAYTFDDVLLVPAHSRVLPRDVSLTTPLTRTISLNLPLLSAAMDTVTEARLAISMAQEGGIGIIHKNMTPEQQAHAVSKVKRHESGIVKDPVTIAPDMLIKDLIAQQAQRKRKMSGLPVVENGKVVGLVTNRDLRFEKRLDLPVSAIMTPRERLVTVPEGTSIEDAREVMHEHKVERVLVLNGNDELKGLITVKDIIKTTEFPNANKDSDGRLRVGAAVGVGADTDERVKALVAAGVDVIVVDTAHGHSQGVLDRVKWVKQHFPDVQVIGGNIATAQAARDLVAAGADAVKVGIGPGSICTTRIVAGVGVPQLTAIHNVAEALKGTGVPLIADGGIRFSGDVAKALAAGASCVMLGGMFAGTEEAPGEIELYQGRSYKSYRGMGSLGAMSQGSNDRYFQEKQESADKYVPEGIEGRVPYKGPIVHIIHQIIGGLRSSMGYLGCRSIAEMHEKAEFVEITSAGMNESHVHDVQITKEAPNYQMR from the coding sequence ATGCGCATCGTAGAAAAAGCCTACACCTTCGACGACGTTCTGCTGGTTCCCGCACATTCCCGAGTGCTGCCGCGCGATGTCAGCCTTACCACCCCGCTCACCCGCACCATTTCCCTCAACCTCCCCCTGCTCTCCGCCGCCATGGACACGGTAACCGAAGCACGTCTGGCCATTTCGATGGCACAGGAAGGCGGCATCGGCATCATCCACAAAAATATGACGCCCGAGCAGCAGGCGCACGCCGTTTCCAAAGTCAAACGCCATGAAAGCGGCATCGTCAAAGACCCCGTTACCATCGCGCCGGATATGCTGATTAAAGACCTGATTGCCCAGCAGGCGCAGCGCAAGCGCAAAATGTCGGGTCTGCCTGTGGTGGAAAACGGTAAAGTAGTCGGTTTGGTGACCAACCGCGACCTGCGCTTTGAAAAGCGGCTGGATCTGCCCGTTTCGGCGATTATGACCCCGCGCGAACGGCTGGTCACCGTACCGGAAGGCACCAGCATCGAAGATGCGCGCGAAGTGATGCACGAACATAAAGTCGAACGCGTGCTGGTGCTCAACGGCAACGACGAACTCAAAGGCCTGATTACGGTTAAAGACATCATCAAAACCACCGAATTTCCCAATGCGAACAAAGATTCAGACGGCCGTTTGCGCGTGGGTGCGGCCGTGGGCGTGGGTGCGGATACCGACGAACGCGTGAAAGCGCTGGTGGCTGCGGGCGTGGACGTGATTGTTGTGGATACGGCGCACGGCCACAGTCAAGGCGTACTCGACCGCGTGAAGTGGGTCAAACAGCATTTCCCCGATGTGCAGGTCATCGGCGGCAACATCGCCACCGCACAGGCCGCACGTGATCTGGTGGCTGCCGGTGCCGATGCGGTCAAAGTGGGCATCGGCCCCGGCTCCATCTGCACCACGCGTATTGTCGCGGGTGTGGGCGTACCGCAGCTGACCGCAATCCACAATGTCGCCGAAGCCCTCAAAGGCACAGGCGTGCCGCTGATTGCCGACGGCGGTATCCGCTTCTCCGGCGATGTGGCCAAAGCCTTGGCCGCCGGCGCATCGTGCGTGATGCTGGGCGGCATGTTCGCCGGCACGGAAGAAGCACCCGGCGAAATCGAACTCTACCAAGGCCGTTCGTACAAATCCTACCGCGGCATGGGTTCGCTGGGCGCGATGAGCCAGGGTTCGAACGACCGCTATTTCCAAGAAAAACAGGAAAGTGCCGACAAATACGTGCCCGAAGGCATTGAAGGCCGTGTCCCCTACAAAGGCCCGATTGTCCACATCATCCACCAAATCATCGGCGGCCTGCGTTCGAGCATGGGCTATCTGGGCTGCCGGTCGATTGCCGAAATGCACGAAAAAGCCGAATTTGTCGAAATCACATCGGCCGGTATGAACGAATCGCACGTCCACGATGTGCAGATTACCAAAGAAGCGCCGAACTACCAGATGCGCTAA